A genomic window from Bdellovibrio sp. SKB1291214 includes:
- a CDS encoding citrate synthase, which produces MAEVNIYEGALDKGLEGVVACTTKVSFIVGDNLNFRGYTIDDLAANSTFEEVTYLLWNDKLPNASELEKFSKELHNEMALSPDFIKVLKGIPTDVHPMGWLRTAVSLMAHYDKDANDMSAEANLRKSVRLTAKMGTLLCAFDAIRKGKEPVAPKTDKSMAWNMMYMLGGGKEPNAEHVKVMDTCLILHADHELNCSAFATRVTASSLSDLHSAIVSAIGALKGPLHGGANEQVILMLQKIGTMDKAQQFVKDALQAKEKVMGIGHRVYKNGDPRARILRGMSEKLTKAAGMETMYQMSTLIDDTMFNEKGLMPNVDFYSATVYFSMGIPTDLFTPIFAASRISGWCAHAFEQYANNRIYRPRGKWAGKEGLTWKPVAQR; this is translated from the coding sequence ATGGCTGAAGTAAATATCTACGAAGGCGCTTTAGATAAAGGTCTTGAAGGCGTAGTCGCTTGTACAACGAAAGTATCTTTTATCGTTGGCGATAATCTTAATTTCCGCGGTTACACAATCGACGATTTGGCTGCGAATTCTACATTCGAAGAAGTTACTTATCTTCTTTGGAATGACAAACTTCCAAATGCTTCTGAGTTGGAAAAGTTCTCTAAAGAACTTCACAACGAGATGGCATTGTCTCCAGACTTCATCAAAGTTTTGAAAGGTATTCCAACTGACGTTCATCCGATGGGGTGGTTGCGCACGGCTGTATCTTTGATGGCTCACTATGATAAAGATGCTAACGACATGTCTGCTGAAGCAAACCTTCGCAAGTCTGTTCGTTTGACAGCTAAAATGGGAACTCTTCTTTGCGCATTCGATGCAATCCGTAAAGGTAAAGAGCCAGTGGCTCCTAAAACTGACAAGTCTATGGCTTGGAACATGATGTACATGTTGGGCGGTGGTAAAGAGCCAAATGCTGAACACGTAAAAGTTATGGACACTTGCTTGATCCTTCATGCTGACCATGAATTGAACTGCTCTGCTTTCGCGACTCGCGTAACGGCTTCTTCATTGTCTGATCTTCACTCTGCAATCGTTTCTGCGATTGGTGCTTTGAAAGGTCCTTTGCACGGTGGTGCGAACGAGCAAGTTATCCTAATGCTTCAAAAAATCGGCACAATGGATAAAGCTCAACAATTCGTAAAAGACGCTCTTCAAGCGAAAGAAAAAGTGATGGGTATCGGTCACCGCGTTTATAAAAATGGCGACCCTCGTGCTCGTATCCTTCGCGGTATGTCTGAAAAATTGACTAAAGCAGCGGGTATGGAAACTATGTATCAAATGTCGACTTTGATCGACGATACAATGTTCAACGAAAAAGGCTTGATGCCGAACGTGGATTTCTATTCTGCGACTGTGTACTTCTCAATGGGTATCCCAACTGATTTGTTCACGCCAATCTTCGCAGCTTCTCGTATCTCTGGCTGGTGTGCGCATGCATTCGAGCAATACGCGAACAACCGTATCTACCGTCCTCGTGGTAAATGGGCTGGTAAAGAAGGTTTGACTTGGAAGCCAGTTGCGCAACGCTAG